The Arachis duranensis cultivar V14167 chromosome 2, aradu.V14167.gnm2.J7QH, whole genome shotgun sequence genome has a window encoding:
- the LOC107474153 gene encoding uncharacterized protein LOC107474153: protein MEINLPLAEVLEQMPLYVKFLKELINKKRSWNEKETVILTQECSAVIQKGLPPKLKDPRSFFLPCTIDNMSIDKALCDLRSSINLMPLSTMRRLSIEEEKPIRMSLQLADRSMVIPNGVVKNLLVKVGKFIFPADFVILDLDEEGGDSIILGSLS, encoded by the coding sequence ATGGAAATCAATCTCCCACTTGCTGAAGTattggagcaaatgcccttATATGTAAAATTTCTCAAGGAACTCATtaacaagaagagaagctggaatgAGAAGGAGACCGTGATCTTGACacaagaatgcagtgcagtaaTTCAAAAGGGTCTCCCACCAAAACTCAAGGATCCTAGAAGCTTCTTTTTGCCTTGCACTATTGACAACATGTCCATTGATAAGGCACTGTGTGATCTAAGATCAAGTATCAATCTGATGCCTTTATCTACGATGAGAAGGTTGTctatagaagaagaaaagcctATAAGGATGTCCTTGCAACTTGCTGATAGATCAATGGTAATCCCCAATGGAGTGGTTAAGAATCTCTTAGTCAAGGTGGGAAAGTTCATATTTCCAGCGGATTTTGTGATTCTGGATCTAGATGAAGAGGGAGGCGATTCTATCATATTAGGAAGCCTTTCCTAA